The following are encoded together in the Vigna unguiculata cultivar IT97K-499-35 chromosome 2, ASM411807v1, whole genome shotgun sequence genome:
- the LOC114173012 gene encoding uncharacterized protein LOC114173012 isoform X2, with protein sequence MPPLQLPPPARDDAVDASHHQRCRRREPRFFLLRARLLRRTSVANQDLPPPYQPPRSGHASAMEARTPAFVGVTPAPTHPNPCLSSSAREKGVVTPSTRHHRADHTATRFENVTRSRSTVDELRIAGGLAAGRDQNA encoded by the exons ATGCCGCCACTGCAACTCCCACCACCGGCGAGGGACGACGCCGTCGACGCCAGTCACCATCAGCGATGTCGCCGGCGAGAACCTCGTTTCTTTCTCCTGCGCGCGAGGCTCCTTCGTCGCACCTCCGTAGCCAACCAAGACTTGCCGCCACCGTACCAGCCACCACGATCGGGACACGCGAGCGCCATGGAAGCTCGAACTCCGGCCTTCGTTGGCGTCACACCAGCGCCCACTCATCCCAATCCTTGCCTCTCTTCTTCCGCGAGAGAGAAAGGCGTCGTGACTCCCTCAACTCGCCACCATCGTGCCGACCACACCGCGACCCGGTTCGAGAACGTCACGCGATCACGTTCCACCGTCGACGAGCTTCGAATCGCCGGCGGCCTCGCCGCCG GTCGTGACCAAAATGCTTAG
- the LOC114173012 gene encoding uncharacterized protein LOC114173012 isoform X1, with the protein MPPLQLPPPARDDAVDASHHQRCRRREPRFFLLRARLLRRTSVANQDLPPPYQPPRSGHASAMEARTPAFVGVTPAPTHPNPCLSSSAREKGVVTPSTRHHRADHTATRFENVTRSRSTVDELRIAGLGYFGEFETRVFGVWCTVRDWLICGEKLGLRREEDDREYVNLRLSVWVLVFGCFAECCITATRE; encoded by the exons ATGCCGCCACTGCAACTCCCACCACCGGCGAGGGACGACGCCGTCGACGCCAGTCACCATCAGCGATGTCGCCGGCGAGAACCTCGTTTCTTTCTCCTGCGCGCGAGGCTCCTTCGTCGCACCTCCGTAGCCAACCAAGACTTGCCGCCACCGTACCAGCCACCACGATCGGGACACGCGAGCGCCATGGAAGCTCGAACTCCGGCCTTCGTTGGCGTCACACCAGCGCCCACTCATCCCAATCCTTGCCTCTCTTCTTCCGCGAGAGAGAAAGGCGTCGTGACTCCCTCAACTCGCCACCATCGTGCCGACCACACCGCGACCCGGTTCGAGAACGTCACGCGATCACGTTCCACCGTCGACGAGCTTCGAATCGCCGGC TTGGGTTATTTCGGCGAATTTGAGACGCGAGTGTTTGGTGTTTGGTGTACTGTGCGAGATTGGTTGATTTGTGGTGAAAAGTTGGGGTTGCGGCGTGAAGAAGATGATCGAGAGTATGTGAACCTGCGGTTGAGCGTGTGGGTTTTGGTTTTTGGGTGTTTTGCTGAGTGTTGTATAACAGCGACTCGAGAATGA
- the LOC114174166 gene encoding histone-lysine N-methyltransferase family member SUVH9-like, with amino-acid sequence MNSLFSPENLPPPPGIPIPASIAAATATTSASPAPTLIPKLEPFDEWLNTPTSQQQQSQDPNFSNGSLDLDLNLLCDGTSEPNNNLFSEFNRISQLFRTAFSANDPQNDAVPDPITDSLQQLRNDAFSNPFAENPQHIKTEADSDPWLQQAPKGTVPDPDSQAIVPVQEEEPSSMMAATTPRRRCKELVRVADLGGPEQRHFRDVVRRTRMVYDSLRVLATVEDERRVDARRGRSDLRASAVMRSCGLWLNRDKRIVGSIPGVCVGDVFLYRMELCVVGLHGQPQAGIDYLPASMSSNGEPIATSVIVSGGYEDDVDEGDVITYSGHGGQDKNSRQVCHQKLEGGNLAMERSKHYGIEVRVIRGVRYEGAASATGKLYVYDGLYTIIDCWFDVGKSGFGVFKYKLCRIDGQAKMGSMIMKEAHMLKKDPLSFKPMCCVSLDISNRKENVGVRLFNDLDRNFDPLRYEYLVKTNFPEFVFHQSGRGTGCDCVDGCVEGCFCAMKNGGEFPYNHSGILLRGKPLVFECGPFCQCPPHCRNRVTQKGLKNRMEVFRSRETGWGVRSLDLIQAGAFICEYTGVVLNREQAELLSMNGDSLIYPNRFTDRWSEWGDLSMIDSNYVRPSYPSLPPLDFALDVSRMRNVACYMSHSSTPNVLVQFVLYDHNNLMFPHLMLFAMENIPPMRELSLDYGVADEWTGKLSICN; translated from the coding sequence ATGAACTCTCTCTTTTCGCCTGAAAACCTTCCTCCACCACCGGGAATCCCAATCCCCGCCTCAATTGCCGCCGCCACAGCCACCACCAGCGCCTCCCCAGCCCCAACACTAATCCCAAAGCTTGAACCTTTCGACGAATGGCTCAACACCCCTACTTCCCAACAACAACAGTCTCAGGACCCAAATTTTTCAAATGGGTCTCTCGACCTCGACCTCAATCTTTTATGCGACGGAACCTCCGAACCAAACAATAACTTGTTCTCCGAGTTCAACAGAATCTCCCAGCTTTTCCGCACGGCGTTCTCCGCCAACGACCCGCAGAACGATGCCGTTCCCGACCCCATCACCGATAGCCTGCAGCAGCTCCGAAACGACGCCTTTTCCAACCCCTTTGCCGAAAACCCGCAGCACATCAAAACCGAAGCCGATTCGGACCCATGGCTGCAGCAGGCCCCAAAGGGCACCGTTCCGGACCCAGATTCTCAGGCAATTGTGCCCGTCCAGGAGGAGGAGCCTTCTTCGATGATGGCCGCAACCACGCCGCGGAGGCGGTGTAAGGAGCTGGTTCGAGTGGCGGATCTTGGCGGGCCGGAGCAACGGCACTTCCGGGACGTTGTCCGGCGGACTCGGATGGTGTATGACTCGCTTCGTGTGCTGGCGACGGTGGAGGACGAGCGGCGGGTGGACGCCCGCAGGGGGCGCAGCGATTTGCGAGCGTCGGCCGTGATGAGGAGCTGTGGTTTGTGGTTGAATCGCGACAAGAGAATTGTTGGTTCCATTCCTGGTGTTTGCGTTGGTGATGTGTTCCTCTATAGGATGGAGTTGTGCGTGGTTGGGTTGCACGGTCAACCTCAGGCCGGCATCGATTATCTTCCTGCCAGCATGAGTTCCAACGGCGAACCAATTGCCACGAGTGTGATTGTCTCCGGTGGTTACGAGGATGATGTTGACGAGGGTGATGTTATCACCTACTCCGGCCATGGTGGGCAGGACAAGAATTCTCGGCAGGTTTGTCACCAGAAGCTTGAGGGAGGGAACCTTGCAATGGAGCGGAGTAAACACTATGGGATTGAGGTTAGGGTGATTCGCGGGGTGCGCTATGAGGGTGCAGCCTCTGCCACTGGGAAGTTGTATGTCTATGACGGCTTGTATACGATTATCGATTGCTGGTTTGATGTTGGGAAGTCGGGTTTCGGTGTTTTCAAGTACAAGCTATGTAGGATCGATGGGCAAGCTAAGATGGGGAGCATGATCATGAAGGAAGCGCATATGCTAAAGAAGGATCCTTTGAGTTTCAAACCCATGTGTTGTGTTTCGCTTGATATTTCAAACAGGAAGGAGAATGTGGGGGTTCGCCTTTTCAATGATCTTGATCGCAATTTCGACCCTCTCAGGTATGAGTATCTTGTGAAGACAAACTTTCCTGAGTTCGTGTTTCACCAGAGTGGGAGGGGTACGGGTTGCGATTGTGTGGACGGGTGTGTTGAAGGGTGCTTCTGTGCCATGAAGAACGGAGGGGAGTTTCCCTATAATCACAGTGGGATTCTCTTGAGAGGGAAGCCTTTGGTTTTTGAGTGTGGCCCGTTTTGTCAATGCCCCCCTCATTGTCGGAATCGGGTGACACAGAAGGGTCTCAAGAACAGGATGGAGGTGTTTAGATCTAGGGAAACTGGTTGGGGAGTTAGGTCCTTGGATCTTATTCAAGCCGGTGCTTTTATATGTGAGTACACAGGGGTTGTGCTCAATAGGGAGCAAGCAGAACTTTTGTCCATGAATGGTGATTCCTTGATATATCCGAATCGGTTCACTGATAGGTGGTCGGAATGGGGTGACTTGTCTATGATAGACTCCAATTATGTGCGTCCATCTTATCCCTCGCTCCCTCCTTTGGATTTTGCTTTGGATGTGTCAAGAATGAGGAATGTTGCTTGCTATATGAGTCATAGTTCCACTCCCAATGTGTTGGTTCAGTTTGTCTTGTATGATCACAATAATTTGATGTTCCCTCACCTTATGCTGTTTGCGATGGAGAACATCCCTCCCATGAGAGAGCTCAGCCTTGATTATGGGGTAGCTGATGAGTGGACAGGAAAACTCTCTATATGTAACTGA